One Ignavibacterium album JCM 16511 genomic region harbors:
- the cas2 gene encoding CRISPR-associated endonuclease Cas2 — protein sequence MMRLNQYRIMWILVLFDLPTDTPKDRKAYAKFRKELIKDGFNMFQFSIYARHCASKENMQAHVKRVREILPSKGHVGILKITDKQFGMMEIFYGKKKEDSGFIESHQLELF from the coding sequence ATTATGAGATTAAATCAATACAGAATAATGTGGATACTTGTATTATTTGACCTTCCGACAGATACACCGAAGGATAGAAAGGCTTATGCAAAATTCAGGAAGGAACTGATAAAGGATGGATTCAATATGTTTCAGTTTTCAATTTATGCAAGGCATTGTGCAAGTAAAGAGAATATGCAGGCACATGTTAAAAGAGTAAGAGAAATTCTTCCTTCTAAAGGTCATGTCGGAATATTAAAAATAACCGACAAACAATTTGGAATGATGGAAATTTTTTACGGAAAGAAAAAAGAAGACAGCGGTTTTATAGAATCTCACCAGTTAGAGTTGTTTTAA
- a CDS encoding T9SS type A sorting domain-containing protein has product MKLFPYKLILFMVISFYFPTTFCQHGVGTNWQNEILLPRYNESLNPKQRGVLYNNMVVTSGGRIIISTSELNASNINQIYGHYLTFSDDGGNSWSTPVRFTPTDMVIGASSPKLAIDKNNNVYAIWSSVNPKALFISQLDSNLNILHDSIRVSSNMSYGNFVPHLTIDRKNRIHVMWNEGSTNSSNTAESFYSRSTDGGINWSSAIPISSNDGHHSAFPHAQFDNAGDTLAISWRDSVGGLNRWDVYLVFSTDGGQSWTPPIPTITSSDSDWDPDLIIDTNNRIHLFYTKYPATNPFWGARNYYTYSDNLGASWQLPNNPANGMFSDNYRSQLIEGTRYDEKNNILYVTWKDERDFNFSNGNVQGDIMMTYSTDRGINWITPEFITDRNDSTVGFKTATVLPTGEFAVNYEVISEDDINNPATSVRVYFRKRELSITSVSDDNLSVKDYYLLQNYPNPFNPITLISYKLPISSNVKLSIYNLLGEEVSVLVNEHQNAGNYKVTFDGSELSSAIYFYRLQASKFSDVKSMILLK; this is encoded by the coding sequence ATGAAACTTTTTCCATATAAGCTAATTTTATTTATGGTCATTTCGTTTTATTTCCCAACAACTTTTTGCCAACATGGTGTGGGAACAAATTGGCAAAATGAAATTCTTCTACCAAGGTACAACGAATCGCTTAATCCAAAACAACGAGGCGTGTTATACAATAATATGGTGGTTACATCTGGAGGAAGAATAATTATTTCAACATCTGAATTAAATGCTTCAAATATTAACCAGATATATGGTCATTATTTAACATTTTCAGACGACGGCGGAAATAGTTGGTCAACACCAGTACGATTTACTCCAACTGACATGGTGATTGGTGCATCATCACCAAAACTTGCTATTGACAAAAATAATAATGTTTATGCGATTTGGAGTTCTGTAAATCCTAAAGCATTATTTATCTCTCAACTTGATTCAAATCTGAATATTCTTCATGATTCCATACGAGTTAGCTCGAATATGTCTTATGGGAATTTCGTTCCGCATTTAACAATAGATAGAAAGAACAGAATTCATGTAATGTGGAATGAGGGAAGTACAAACTCATCTAACACTGCTGAATCTTTCTATTCAAGGTCAACCGATGGTGGAATTAACTGGAGCTCAGCAATTCCAATAAGCAGTAATGACGGACATCACTCAGCATTTCCGCATGCACAGTTTGATAATGCCGGAGACACTCTGGCAATTTCGTGGAGGGATTCTGTTGGTGGATTGAACAGATGGGATGTTTATTTAGTATTTAGTACAGATGGTGGACAATCGTGGACTCCACCAATTCCAACTATAACTTCATCAGATAGTGATTGGGATCCGGATTTGATAATAGACACTAATAATAGAATTCATCTTTTCTACACAAAATATCCAGCTACTAATCCATTTTGGGGTGCGAGAAATTATTATACCTATTCAGATAATCTTGGTGCAAGTTGGCAATTGCCTAATAATCCTGCGAACGGAATGTTTTCGGATAATTATCGTTCGCAATTAATTGAAGGAACAAGATATGACGAAAAAAATAACATACTCTATGTAACTTGGAAAGATGAACGAGATTTTAATTTTTCAAATGGTAATGTTCAGGGTGATATAATGATGACATATTCAACTGATAGAGGAATAAATTGGATTACCCCTGAATTCATTACAGATAGAAATGATTCGACTGTTGGGTTTAAAACCGCAACAGTTTTGCCAACTGGTGAATTTGCTGTTAATTATGAAGTAATTTCTGAGGATGATATTAATAATCCGGCAACATCAGTTCGTGTATATTTCAGAAAGCGTGAATTATCTATAACATCGGTAAGTGACGATAATTTATCTGTCAAAGATTATTATCTATTGCAAAACTATCCCAATCCTTTTAATCCAATAACGCTAATATCTTATAAGCTTCCTATTAGCAGCAATGTTAAGTTGTCAATTTACAATTTATTAGGTGAAGAAGTTTCAGTTTTGGTGAATGAGCATCAGAATGCGGGAAATTATAAGGTAACATTTGACGGCTCGGAATTATCTAGCGCTATCTATTTTTATAGATTGCAAGCATCTAAATTTAGTGATGTTAAAAGTATGATTTTACTTAAGTGA